Proteins from a single region of Syngnathus scovelli strain Florida chromosome 7, RoL_Ssco_1.2, whole genome shotgun sequence:
- the cluha gene encoding clustered mitochondria protein homolog isoform X2 encodes MVSKTDDTPASAPGCSPADVAAGEAGDGAQDAHESSRAHLKEPCSCEAVMVNGGGAHEHTDGLESKRDSHSEVNGGDDSSEQEVIVIQDTGFTVKIQAPGAEPFDLQVSPQEMVQEIHQVLIDREDACHRTCFSLQLDGNVLANFAELKSIEGLQEGSLLKVVEEPYTVREARIHVRHIRDLLKSLDPSDAYNGVDCNSLSFLSIFTDGDLGDSCKRKKKGSELEQIDCTPPEHILPGSKERPLIPIQPQNKEWKPLQCLKVLTMSGWNPPPGNRKMHGDLMYLYIVTVEERHVSVTASTRGFYLNQSTTYTFNPKPANPSFLSHSLVELLSQISPAFKKNFTALQKKRVQRHPFERIATPFQVYSWTSPQVDHAMDCVRAEDAYTSRLGYEEHIPGQTRDWNEELQTTRELPRKNLPDRLLRERAIFKVHSDFAAAATRGAMAVIDGNVMAINPGDETHMQMFIWNNIFFSPGFDVRDHYRELGGDAAAHAAPTNDLNGVRAYGAVDVEGLYTLGTVVVDYRGYRVTAQSIIPGILEREQEQSVIYGSIDFGKTVVTHSKYLELLAKTSRPLKVQRYNVLNEKNEAVELCSSVECKGIIGNDGRHYILDLLRTFPPDLNFLPVEGEELAPECQRQGFPRQHRHRLACLRQELIEAFVEHRYLLFMKMAAIQLMQQKANKDANRNEKTPAITQTSQIETNADATQTAASDSSTLGSTDGPVQTDSGLIGTDGEETPSKATNGPLEPTAAQNGECKSPLEGKELEESIPGLAQAKELAETLVAEDGSGIDPKSREVVLNACKAVGSISNTSFDIRFNPDIFSPGVRFPDDSTEDIQKQKQLLKDCAAFLVSCQIPSLVKDCLDQSALPMDGATLTEALHQRGINLRYLGTVLEFVDKTPARSQLEHIYRIGIIEMITRCAKHIFKTYLQGVELSALSAAVSHFLNCFLSSFPDAIGHLPADELVSRRKSRKRRNKVPGSGDNTAWASLTPGELWKNISSEARSYYHFTIHCENVDQVMEKYSIQKITLLREISIKTGIQILIKEYNFDSRHKPTFTEEDILNIFPVVKHVNPKASDAFHFFQSGQAKVQQGFLKEGCELINEALNLFNNVYGAMHVEICACLRLLARLNYIMGDHAEALSNQQKAVLMSERVLGIEHPNTIQEYMHLALYCFANGQLSTALKLLYRARYLMLLVCGEDHPEMALLDSNIGLVLHSVMEYDLSLRFLENALAINSKYHGSRSLKVALSHHLTARVYESKAEFRSALQHEKEGYTIYKNQMGEAHEKTKESSEYLKCLTQQAVALQRTMNEIYKNGSSASIMPLKFTAPSMPNILEQLNIINGIIFIPLSQKDLENLKAEVQRRQQLQESEKNELLEKSEQPSLELVDKIPVD; translated from the exons ATGGTGAGCAAGACGGACGACACCCCGGCTTCTGCGCCCGGTTGCAGTCCGGCTGATGTTGCTGCGGGGGAAGCCGGGGATGGTGCTCAGGACGCCCACGAGAGCAGCAGGGCGCATTTGAAGGAGCCGTGTAGCTGTG AAGCAGTCATGGTGAATGGTGGAGGCGCACATGAGCACACAGATGGATTGGAGTCAAAGAGGGACAGTCACAGTGAAGTGAACGGAGGCGACGACTCCAGTGAGCAGGAGGTGATCGTCATCCAGGACACGGGTTTCACCGTTAAGATCCAGGCACCCGGTGCCGAGCCCTTTGATCTCCAG GTGTCTCCTCAGGAGATGGTGCAGGAGATCCATCAGGTGTTGATTGACCGAGAGGATGCCTGCCACCGTACCTGTTTCTCGCTGCAGCTGGACGGAAACGTGTTGGCCAACTTTGCTGAGCTCAAGTCCATTGAAGGTCTACAGGAAGGCTCGCTGCTCAAAGTGGTGGAAG AGCCGTACACTGTGCGTGAAGCACGGATCCACGTGCGTCACATCCGAGACCTGTTGAAGAGTCTGGACCCGTCAGATGCCTACAACGGAGTGGACTGCAACTCTCTTTCCTTCCTAAGTATTTTCACAGATGGAGACCTTGGAG ATAGTTGCAAGCGGAAGAAGAAGGGCAGCGAGCTGGAGCAGATTGACTGCACTCCcccagaacacattctccctggCAGTAAAGAGCGCCCTCTAATACCCATCCAGCCACAAAACAAGGAATGGAAG CCTCTGCAGTGCCTGAAGGTCCTGACCATGAGTGGCTGGAATCCTCCCCCCGGCAACAGGAAGATGCATGGCGATCTCATGTACCTTTACATCGTGACAGTAGAAGAGCGCCATGTCAGTGTCACTGCCTCAACACGCGGCTTCTACCTCAACCA GTCGACGACCTACACCTTCAACCCCAAACCAGCCAACCCTAGTTTCTTAAGCCATTCTCTGGTTGAACTACTGAGCCAAATCAGCCCTGCCTTTAAGAAGAACTTCACTGCCCTGCAAAAGAAAAG GGTCCAGAGGCATCCGTTTGAGCGAATAGCCACACCTTTCCAGGTGTACAGCTGGACGTCACCACAGGTCGACCATGCAATGGACTGTGTTCGAGCCGAGGATGCCTACACTTCCCGTTTAGGTTATGAAGAGCACATACCAGGACAG ACTAGAGATTGGAATGAGGAGCTGCAGACGACAAGAGAGCTTCCTAGAAAGAATCTGCCTGACCGCCTGTTAAGGGAGCGGGCTATTTTCAAG GTCCACAGCGACTTTGCAGCAGCGGCCACACGGGGCGCCATGGCAGTCATCGACGGAAACGTAATGGCCATCAATCCCGGTGACGAAACGCACATGCAGATGTTCATCTGGAACAACATTTTCTTCAGCCCGGGCTTTGACGTGCGGGACCATTATCGTGAGCTGGGCGGGGACGCCGCCGCCCATGCCGCACCCACCAATGACTTGAATGGTGTGAGAGCTTATGGGGCAGTGGATGTGGAGGGACTCTACACACTGGGCACAGTGGTGGTGGACTACAGAGGCTACCGTGTCACCGCCCAGTCAATCATCCCTGGCATCCTGGAACGCGAGCAGGAACAGAGCGTCATCTATGGCTCCATTGACTTTGGAAAGACAGTTGTGACCCACAGCAAATACCTTGAGCTTCTGGCCAAGACCAGCAGGCCCCTCAAA GTCCAGAGGTACAATGTGCTCAACGAGAAGAACGAGGCTGTGgagctttgctcatcagtcgaATGTAAGGGCATCATCGGAAATGATGGCCGTCACTATATTCTGGACCTTCTTCGCACCTTCCCACCTGACCTCAACTTCCTTCCTGTGGAGGGAGAGGAGTTAGCTCCAGAGTGTCAGCGTCAGGGTTTCCCCCGCCAGCACCGCCACCGCCTCGCTTGCCTTCGCCAAGAACTCATTGAGGCCTTTGTTGAGCACAG ATACCTTCTCTTTATGAAGATGGCTGCAATTCAACTCATGCAACAGAAAGCTAACAAGGATGCCAACAGGAACGAAAAAACCCCAGCCATCACTCAAACGTCCCAAATAGAGACCAATGCTGATGCAACGCAAACCGCCGCTTCAGATTCAAGCACGCTAGGTTCTACAGATGGCCCGGTCCAAACGGACAGCGGCCTCATTGGGACTGATGGGGAGGAAACACCTTCAAAGGCCACAAATGGTCCTTTGGAGCCGACAGCAGCACAGAATGGGGAGTGCAAGAGCCCACTGGAGGGTAAGGAGCTTGAGGAAAGTATTCCAGGATTAGCTCAGGCCAAAGAGCTAGCGGAGACCTTAGTTGCCGAAGATGGATCTGGTATTG ACCCCAAAAGCCGTGAGGTCGTCCTCAATGCCTGCAAGGCAGTTGGCTCTATCAGCAATACGTCTTTTGACATCCGCTTCAACCCTGATATCTTCTCTCCAG GAGTGCGTTTCCCAGACGACAGCACAGAAGACATCCAGAAGCAAAAGCAGTTACTCAAAGATTGTGCTGCCTTCCTCGTTTCCTGCCAGATTCCATCACTG GTTAAAGACTGTTTGGACCAAAGTGCTCTGCCCATGGATGGAGCCACTCTGACGGAGGCCTTGCACCAGCGAGGCATCAATTTACGCTACTTGGGCACCGTACTGGAGTTTGTGGACAAGACTCCTGCCAGATCCCAGCTGGAACACATCTAT AGAATAGGAATCATTGAAATGATCACCAGATGTGCAAAACATATTTTCAAGACATACCTCCAG GGTGTGGAGCTGTCCGCTCTCTCTGCCGCTGTAAGCCATTTCCTAAACTGCTTCTTGAGTTCCTTCCCGGATGCCATTGGACACCTGCCGGCCGACGAGCTCGTGTCGCGCCGCAAAAGCCGCAAGCGGCGCAACAAGGTTCCTGGAAGTGGCGACAACACAGCATGGGCCAGCCTAACGCCCGGCGAGTTGTGGAAGAACATCTCCTCAGAGGCGCGGAGCTACTATCACTTCACCATTCATTG TGAAAATGTGGACCAGGTGATGGAGAAATACAGCATTCAGAAAATCACTTTGCTCAGAGAAATATCAATCAAAACAGGCATCCAG ATTCTGATCAAGGAGTATAACTTTGACAGTCGCCACAAGCCCACCTTTACAGAGGAGGACATCCTTAATATTTTCCCTGTTGTAAAACACGTCAATCCCAAAGCCTCAGATGCCTTCCACTTTTTCCAGAGTGGCCAGGCCAAGGTCCAGCAAG GATTTTTGAAGGAGGGGTGTGAGCTGATCAATGAGGCCCTCAACCTTTTCAACAACGTATATGGCGCTATGCACGTGGAGATTTGTGCCTGCCTGCGCCTCTTGGCTCGCCTTAATTACATCATGGGGGACCACGCTGAG GCACTCAGCAACCAACAAAAGGCTGTTCTCATGAGCGAACGAGTTCTCGGCATCGAGCACCCCAACACAATTCAAGAATAT ATGCATTTGGCTTTGTACTGCTTTGCTAATGGACAGTTGTCCACGGCATTGAAGCTGCTTTACAGAGCTCGATACCTCATGCTGCTGGTGTGCGGTGAAGACCACCCGGAGATGGCACTGTTAGAT AGTAACATCGGCTTGGTACTGCACAGCGTGATGGAGTACGATTTATCTCTGAGATTCTTGGAGAACGCTCTGGCCATCAACTCAAAGTACCATGGATCACGGTCACTCAAAGTAGCGCTCAG CCATCATCTTACTGCTAGGGTTTACGAAAGCAAAGCGGAGTTCCGCTCGGCGCTACAGCATGAAAAGGAGGGCTACACTATTTACAAGAACCAG ATGGGCGAGGCTCACGAGAAAACCAAGGAAAGCTCAGAGTACCTGAAGTGCCTCACCCAACAGGCTGTGGCTCTGCAAAGAACAATGAATGAGATCTATAAAAATGGCTCCAGTGCCAGCATCATGCCCCTTAAG TTCACTGCTCCAAGCATGCCCAACATCCTGGAACAACTCAACATCATCAATGGCATCATTTTTATCCCTCTAAG CCAAAAAGATCTAGAGAACCTGAAAGCTGAGGTGCAGCGACGGCAGCAGCTGCAGGAGTCAGAAAAGAATGAGCTGCTGGAGAAGAGTGAGCAGCCCTCGCTGGAATTAGTGGACAAAATTCCTGTCGATTAA
- the cluha gene encoding clustered mitochondria protein homolog isoform X3: MSLSKRAPDLRSSPTGGDGVECPSRPGSGSRCLHSKSHEGAFIVKGKVTLLMRQAEAVMVNGGGAHEHTDGLESKRDSHSEVNGGDDSSEQEVIVIQDTGFTVKIQAPGAEPFDLQVSPQEMVQEIHQVLIDREDACHRTCFSLQLDGNVLANFAELKSIEGLQEGSLLKVVEEPYTVREARIHVRHIRDLLKSLDPSDAYNGVDCNSLSFLSIFTDGDLGDSCKRKKKGSELEQIDCTPPEHILPGSKERPLIPIQPQNKEWKPLQCLKVLTMSGWNPPPGNRKMHGDLMYLYIVTVEERHVSVTASTRGFYLNQSTTYTFNPKPANPSFLSHSLVELLSQISPAFKKNFTALQKKRVQRHPFERIATPFQVYSWTSPQVDHAMDCVRAEDAYTSRLGYEEHIPGQTRDWNEELQTTRELPRKNLPDRLLRERAIFKVHSDFAAAATRGAMAVIDGNVMAINPGDETHMQMFIWNNIFFSPGFDVRDHYRELGGDAAAHAAPTNDLNGVRAYGAVDVEGLYTLGTVVVDYRGYRVTAQSIIPGILEREQEQSVIYGSIDFGKTVVTHSKYLELLAKTSRPLKVQRYNVLNEKNEAVELCSSVECKGIIGNDGRHYILDLLRTFPPDLNFLPVEGEELAPECQRQGFPRQHRHRLACLRQELIEAFVEHRYLLFMKMAAIQLMQQKANKDANRNEKTPAITQTSQIETNADATQTAASDSSTLGSTDGPVQTDSGLIGTDGEETPSKATNGPLEPTAAQNGECKSPLEDPKSREVVLNACKAVGSISNTSFDIRFNPDIFSPGVRFPDDSTEDIQKQKQLLKDCAAFLVSCQIPSLVKDCLDQSALPMDGATLTEALHQRGINLRYLGTVLEFVDKTPARSQLEHIYRIGIIEMITRCAKHIFKTYLQGVELSALSAAVSHFLNCFLSSFPDAIGHLPADELVSRRKSRKRRNKVPGSGDNTAWASLTPGELWKNISSEARSYYHFTIHCENVDQVMEKYSIQKITLLREISIKTGIQILIKEYNFDSRHKPTFTEEDILNIFPVVKHVNPKASDAFHFFQSGQAKVQQGFLKEGCELINEALNLFNNVYGAMHVEICACLRLLARLNYIMGDHAEALSNQQKAVLMSERVLGIEHPNTIQEYMHLALYCFANGQLSTALKLLYRARYLMLLVCGEDHPEMALLDSNIGLVLHSVMEYDLSLRFLENALAINSKYHGSRSLKVALSHHLTARVYESKAEFRSALQHEKEGYTIYKNQMGEAHEKTKESSEYLKCLTQQAVALQRTMNEIYKNGSSASIMPLKFTAPSMPNILEQLNIINGIIFIPLSQKDLENLKAEVQRRQQLQESEKNELLEKSEQPSLELVDKIPVD; encoded by the exons ATGAGCCTGTCTAAACGCGCTCCCGACTTGCGTTCCTCCCCCACCGGTGGGGATGGAGTCGAGTGTCCCTCTCGCCCGGGAAGCGGAAGCCGTTGCTTACATAGTAAAAGTCATGAAGGTGCGTTCATTGTGAAAGGGAAGGTTACGCTTCTAATGAGACAAGCTG AAGCAGTCATGGTGAATGGTGGAGGCGCACATGAGCACACAGATGGATTGGAGTCAAAGAGGGACAGTCACAGTGAAGTGAACGGAGGCGACGACTCCAGTGAGCAGGAGGTGATCGTCATCCAGGACACGGGTTTCACCGTTAAGATCCAGGCACCCGGTGCCGAGCCCTTTGATCTCCAG GTGTCTCCTCAGGAGATGGTGCAGGAGATCCATCAGGTGTTGATTGACCGAGAGGATGCCTGCCACCGTACCTGTTTCTCGCTGCAGCTGGACGGAAACGTGTTGGCCAACTTTGCTGAGCTCAAGTCCATTGAAGGTCTACAGGAAGGCTCGCTGCTCAAAGTGGTGGAAG AGCCGTACACTGTGCGTGAAGCACGGATCCACGTGCGTCACATCCGAGACCTGTTGAAGAGTCTGGACCCGTCAGATGCCTACAACGGAGTGGACTGCAACTCTCTTTCCTTCCTAAGTATTTTCACAGATGGAGACCTTGGAG ATAGTTGCAAGCGGAAGAAGAAGGGCAGCGAGCTGGAGCAGATTGACTGCACTCCcccagaacacattctccctggCAGTAAAGAGCGCCCTCTAATACCCATCCAGCCACAAAACAAGGAATGGAAG CCTCTGCAGTGCCTGAAGGTCCTGACCATGAGTGGCTGGAATCCTCCCCCCGGCAACAGGAAGATGCATGGCGATCTCATGTACCTTTACATCGTGACAGTAGAAGAGCGCCATGTCAGTGTCACTGCCTCAACACGCGGCTTCTACCTCAACCA GTCGACGACCTACACCTTCAACCCCAAACCAGCCAACCCTAGTTTCTTAAGCCATTCTCTGGTTGAACTACTGAGCCAAATCAGCCCTGCCTTTAAGAAGAACTTCACTGCCCTGCAAAAGAAAAG GGTCCAGAGGCATCCGTTTGAGCGAATAGCCACACCTTTCCAGGTGTACAGCTGGACGTCACCACAGGTCGACCATGCAATGGACTGTGTTCGAGCCGAGGATGCCTACACTTCCCGTTTAGGTTATGAAGAGCACATACCAGGACAG ACTAGAGATTGGAATGAGGAGCTGCAGACGACAAGAGAGCTTCCTAGAAAGAATCTGCCTGACCGCCTGTTAAGGGAGCGGGCTATTTTCAAG GTCCACAGCGACTTTGCAGCAGCGGCCACACGGGGCGCCATGGCAGTCATCGACGGAAACGTAATGGCCATCAATCCCGGTGACGAAACGCACATGCAGATGTTCATCTGGAACAACATTTTCTTCAGCCCGGGCTTTGACGTGCGGGACCATTATCGTGAGCTGGGCGGGGACGCCGCCGCCCATGCCGCACCCACCAATGACTTGAATGGTGTGAGAGCTTATGGGGCAGTGGATGTGGAGGGACTCTACACACTGGGCACAGTGGTGGTGGACTACAGAGGCTACCGTGTCACCGCCCAGTCAATCATCCCTGGCATCCTGGAACGCGAGCAGGAACAGAGCGTCATCTATGGCTCCATTGACTTTGGAAAGACAGTTGTGACCCACAGCAAATACCTTGAGCTTCTGGCCAAGACCAGCAGGCCCCTCAAA GTCCAGAGGTACAATGTGCTCAACGAGAAGAACGAGGCTGTGgagctttgctcatcagtcgaATGTAAGGGCATCATCGGAAATGATGGCCGTCACTATATTCTGGACCTTCTTCGCACCTTCCCACCTGACCTCAACTTCCTTCCTGTGGAGGGAGAGGAGTTAGCTCCAGAGTGTCAGCGTCAGGGTTTCCCCCGCCAGCACCGCCACCGCCTCGCTTGCCTTCGCCAAGAACTCATTGAGGCCTTTGTTGAGCACAG ATACCTTCTCTTTATGAAGATGGCTGCAATTCAACTCATGCAACAGAAAGCTAACAAGGATGCCAACAGGAACGAAAAAACCCCAGCCATCACTCAAACGTCCCAAATAGAGACCAATGCTGATGCAACGCAAACCGCCGCTTCAGATTCAAGCACGCTAGGTTCTACAGATGGCCCGGTCCAAACGGACAGCGGCCTCATTGGGACTGATGGGGAGGAAACACCTTCAAAGGCCACAAATGGTCCTTTGGAGCCGACAGCAGCACAGAATGGGGAGTGCAAGAGCCCACTGGAGG ACCCCAAAAGCCGTGAGGTCGTCCTCAATGCCTGCAAGGCAGTTGGCTCTATCAGCAATACGTCTTTTGACATCCGCTTCAACCCTGATATCTTCTCTCCAG GAGTGCGTTTCCCAGACGACAGCACAGAAGACATCCAGAAGCAAAAGCAGTTACTCAAAGATTGTGCTGCCTTCCTCGTTTCCTGCCAGATTCCATCACTG GTTAAAGACTGTTTGGACCAAAGTGCTCTGCCCATGGATGGAGCCACTCTGACGGAGGCCTTGCACCAGCGAGGCATCAATTTACGCTACTTGGGCACCGTACTGGAGTTTGTGGACAAGACTCCTGCCAGATCCCAGCTGGAACACATCTAT AGAATAGGAATCATTGAAATGATCACCAGATGTGCAAAACATATTTTCAAGACATACCTCCAG GGTGTGGAGCTGTCCGCTCTCTCTGCCGCTGTAAGCCATTTCCTAAACTGCTTCTTGAGTTCCTTCCCGGATGCCATTGGACACCTGCCGGCCGACGAGCTCGTGTCGCGCCGCAAAAGCCGCAAGCGGCGCAACAAGGTTCCTGGAAGTGGCGACAACACAGCATGGGCCAGCCTAACGCCCGGCGAGTTGTGGAAGAACATCTCCTCAGAGGCGCGGAGCTACTATCACTTCACCATTCATTG TGAAAATGTGGACCAGGTGATGGAGAAATACAGCATTCAGAAAATCACTTTGCTCAGAGAAATATCAATCAAAACAGGCATCCAG ATTCTGATCAAGGAGTATAACTTTGACAGTCGCCACAAGCCCACCTTTACAGAGGAGGACATCCTTAATATTTTCCCTGTTGTAAAACACGTCAATCCCAAAGCCTCAGATGCCTTCCACTTTTTCCAGAGTGGCCAGGCCAAGGTCCAGCAAG GATTTTTGAAGGAGGGGTGTGAGCTGATCAATGAGGCCCTCAACCTTTTCAACAACGTATATGGCGCTATGCACGTGGAGATTTGTGCCTGCCTGCGCCTCTTGGCTCGCCTTAATTACATCATGGGGGACCACGCTGAG GCACTCAGCAACCAACAAAAGGCTGTTCTCATGAGCGAACGAGTTCTCGGCATCGAGCACCCCAACACAATTCAAGAATAT ATGCATTTGGCTTTGTACTGCTTTGCTAATGGACAGTTGTCCACGGCATTGAAGCTGCTTTACAGAGCTCGATACCTCATGCTGCTGGTGTGCGGTGAAGACCACCCGGAGATGGCACTGTTAGAT AGTAACATCGGCTTGGTACTGCACAGCGTGATGGAGTACGATTTATCTCTGAGATTCTTGGAGAACGCTCTGGCCATCAACTCAAAGTACCATGGATCACGGTCACTCAAAGTAGCGCTCAG CCATCATCTTACTGCTAGGGTTTACGAAAGCAAAGCGGAGTTCCGCTCGGCGCTACAGCATGAAAAGGAGGGCTACACTATTTACAAGAACCAG ATGGGCGAGGCTCACGAGAAAACCAAGGAAAGCTCAGAGTACCTGAAGTGCCTCACCCAACAGGCTGTGGCTCTGCAAAGAACAATGAATGAGATCTATAAAAATGGCTCCAGTGCCAGCATCATGCCCCTTAAG TTCACTGCTCCAAGCATGCCCAACATCCTGGAACAACTCAACATCATCAATGGCATCATTTTTATCCCTCTAAG CCAAAAAGATCTAGAGAACCTGAAAGCTGAGGTGCAGCGACGGCAGCAGCTGCAGGAGTCAGAAAAGAATGAGCTGCTGGAGAAGAGTGAGCAGCCCTCGCTGGAATTAGTGGACAAAATTCCTGTCGATTAA